The Biomphalaria glabrata chromosome 7, xgBioGlab47.1, whole genome shotgun sequence region TCACGAccaacaggttgagaacccctggtctagaggtttaaattcgcagatataaggaaagaatttatgtaaaagtcttttgaaacaaaaatgtgacgttttttttattaaataatgaaatcaatggactatattttatatttttatgtgtcaatgaaaaaaaaaatctttgcaaagtgtagttcttaaaattagatttaaatcCTTTTGGTCTTTTCACATGTAAACATGACtatatgacctagatccatgaaatagaaataggcctactttcaaagagttgggcaacttttttttgagggtcttaagtttgttttagggctactttacatacgttactgttccagttagtacccaaggaacaattatgccaagttttatcaagatttggTTTAAcggttttttatttctattcgggacagacatacatacaccttactttctgctttatataatagatttaaataggtgccggtacgccgtatcggtgagtaccgtcacaaaaaaaagcactgtaaataaaataaataaataaataaatacatatatatatatatacaactttGAATAATTACATAGCAAGCGTCTGAACGACCCATTCCTCTAGCGCAGAAAATAGATGATGGTAGGGTGTAACCGTAGTATTGTTGGCACTCCCTGTCGTTAAGAATGATCATCGTCGCATACTTGAGACTGTTAGTACCTGGATCTTTTTCAGAATCTGATAAGATGAGCACATAATAATACAAGCTATTTcactcaaaataattaatttccaataattgattgactaattgagtatttatGTATACTGAGtcaagttttttgttgtttttttttgttagatacaataaataattgtttaaagtatcaacttgatcgggtAATGCGTGAAGGAGAGATAGCGGtaataattatttaaggggacttaacccaacaaatttatCCATAGCTGTGAATACTGTGctgattttaaacaaaataattaattgccagtaATAAATTgtctaattaattacttttttaaattgatttatgtccTGTTTATGTTAATGAATAAGTGTGCGATTtattcagcttgatccgagaatgggtgcgggaaaaataacgtgtacacgcTTTTCGCCGGACAGACATGGTaattaagctttataaaaaatactgttgtACTTACTGAATTGAGAAGATTCGGGTAGGTGGGTGGCATGGAGTGTATGTGTTATTTATGATGTAACCCTGAACTAGCGATgttacacagaaaaaaaaagtgtttttctaGTGCgttgtattttgtttaaaattatcatttattttgttttcattatatcCCAAGTCAAGTTGAATGTAtgtctatttataaataaaagttatagtttatcaaaaaaaagaaaaagaagtttaTTCAAGTTACTTTCAACCTGaacatttataaatacataaGAGTTCCTaagtttagttgtactagctctCTGGAATTACAAACAAATTACGGAGAAACAACGGTAGGAGGGGCGTTATCATCAATGAAGCCACAGCGATCATAAATACATTCATCCCGCGCTGCACCGTTTGgagaaaattaattattgtggctgagtggtaaagcacttggctttcgtAGCAAAGGTGTTTCAAGATCGCATCCTATTGAAGACtgcgattttgaatttctggattggAAAggcatgctccaatttgattcccatttcaatgttcatctatttctatttgtaaaaaaagtatgtttattGATCTATATTTTGTAagatcgtctgcaaataatcagGTTtctgttcctgaactaatgcaattagCTGAGTCATTTATGTTAATTAGAAATAGTATAGGACCtaaagactgttccttgagggtACACACAGTTtattgttattggtgttgagttaaaataatttattattacagtttgttctcttcctATCAAAAAATCCTAAACCCATTGATGTAATGAACAATCAATCCCAAAATAGTTTCATTATTCAAGCACGCTATGATGGTGAACTTTgccaaaagccttggaaaaatctaatgAGATAACATCTTTTTGCTCATTATTATTTAAGCTTTTTGAACAATCATCAATAAGTCATTATCAGTTGTGTTGCACATGATCTACATTTCCTATAGCCaaggagtaaggacattatgtttgacTACGTGATTTATGATAATACTTATGTGTTCTAGTATTTTACATGGAACGCTGATTAGTGATACTGGTTATAGTTTCCTGGGTcgggaggcacggtggctgagcggtaaagcccttgcccccccacccacccccaccCGTACAAGAAGTCCCgaatttgaatcctggtgaagactgcgatttttaatttcgggattttttggcgcccctgagtccacccagctctaaaagtaaaggcggttggtcgttgtgctggccacatgacaccctcattaaccgcaGACCACAGAAatagttgacctttacatcatctgttctaTAGACCACTTTACTCTACTAgattcctgggtcagatttttctcctattttaaaaaaggggagtGACGTAGGCGTCTCTCCAGTGTATtagtactctgccctggttaagggatgtctgaaaataaaaagtattttggtgctagctcattttctttgactaATCTTGCTGGAATACTATCAGGTCTATTGAGATACatagctgtaaatgtggagttatctcaatttttttttaccttttctacacacttttctttcactttccattttcggatcaagttgacatttcGGAATTTTATTCATTGTCAAAAAGGAATCAAGAAAACATGAATGAATTAAAAGGGAAACCAATTAGTTATCAATTTGTGATATAGAGGTTTTTTCCTTAGAtagtctttctttaaaaaaaataattatattctacttgttttactTATAGTCCACTTACCAGTAGTAGCTCCCCAGCCCATGATCGTGCAAGTTGTGTTTGGCAATTTTGTGGTGGCATTTACCAAAGATATCGGTTTAGTGCAGTCGTTAAAAGTAATTGGCGATGCGAGAGTCAGTATGGCAACATCGTTTTCTACAATGTATAAATCTTTTAATTATGCAGTGCATAGAACCTAGAAATATCAAAGGTATAAAACATCAAaaaaacttcttcttcttctagccagctttattgctgctgagctgtgagctcatttgcagactgtgccaaggaaaagtagtgtgctgttttcttcagttgttcagcattgccgtacagggtgttggttatgttgggctgtagtggtagtagtgtctgcctaaggtggattaggaaggggcattcaaaaaaaatatggtttacggtttcataagggtgggcgcagtgtctacaaaggggaagttgtgtgggatttattttattgaggtggtaatttaacagaggtgtgtgtcctgtccttagaTGGAAGAtagtagattgctctttgcgggaGAGGAaattaatactgtccagtttgttaggcatgttcatttctttgcacatggctctgcctgtgtttcctgatgcccattagTTGAGTcactcctctttgtggttgttgattaacATTGGCCTTAGGgcgaggtagttaacaggtctatctggttgttccatagatgatcctgcctttgaaagcttatctgccctttcatttcccatgacgccaatgtgtccagggatccactgtaatgtgatgttgatgtttaattttgtcatcatctgatgtattatcactattagtgttgtcaactctcttgggctttttgaggtgctgctgttacgTGCGTgaagagtggattgggagtctgtaaagataacaatatctgatggtgatttTATCCcttcaaataatttgttttctacTGTCTGCAAAGCTATGGTAATAGCCTCAATTTcagcttggaagtttgagcagtagtcgccacagggtgcacttatttcaaagtgtttattctTGGGTAAGACCACGAGGGCACCAAGGCAATCCTTGAAGGTGACTTTGAAGGCTGATCCgtcaatatatatatggatggctgtttttggatagctttcaattgtttcgagcgtgcctactttgagttccaatggatttgattcttttgttaaagtattatttattaaatgtgttttaatggttgtttgtttgtttgtttgtaaataagtCCAGGAGTTATGTTTGAGAATCTGGTAATTTTTCTCTGTTATGGGGTagatggtgttttagggctGGTTCGTcggtaagttggatcagagttctttgctttttttttttggttgttttttctatttctctgtgttagtagttTATTAGGATGGGCGTCCTCCAACTTaatgtatctctcaatagcttctaatgctgctctgttgcgcctttacttaagaggttcaatattggagtttATTTCACTGGCTGCTGTGGGAGTTGTTTTCATACCTACATTGATTAGACGCAAGACTTGGTTTTGGAGTGTGTTTAAAGATAATTGGGAGGCTACTTGTaaggagagacagttatccatgaTAGATCTGACGTacccagtgtataactgtcttaaggttttcttttcagctccccaggatgttcctgataggtgttttataatgtttaatctttgtgatgccttttctttaaaatctgccataaagtgttttagagacagtctttggaaccgttctactgtgtcctggataaaacgaaagaggtgaTCTTCTGTTCTTCTTGttttcctgaagccagcttgtgcattgtggagcgAGCAAGTGCTTTCTAGCCACTTATAACGtctgttattgatcattttttctgccattttgccaatgttggatgttggagatattggtctataacttttagGGTCTCCtggtgttttatttttctttaaaatgggtattatgtttgcagttctccattcctgtggtatgtctccagttctCCATGTAAGGTTGATAAAGATAAGTATACAGTTTTTGGGCCTTCTCTCTTTAGGATATTACTAAAGGCCTtgtccagttgttttcttggttGTGACTTATTGATACTAGCAAAGTATTTATTGATGATTTCTGCCTTCTTAAGGTTTTCTGATATTAGGTCATCAGTGTTTTTTAaaggttgggggtttgttatttgctTCTTTCCTGCTAGCCGAAGCAGAAGGGTCCAGGTTTGTTGACCATCCTTGTTTAGGTCTAGTTTttcgcatgttgtggtccaatttttctttttttttctgtttttattttgtatctatTAAGCTCTGTCAATTTTTTGTActttgtcttgttctctctagtaggttttttttctatagtcttcctggccatgtttctttcttttactaatgtATCTAATTCTGGTGTCCAAAAGAGTTTGTATTTCCTGACCTGACCTCGAGGGATGTGTTTTTTCGCTGCTTCTAAGATATTGGTGACAATAGTTGCGTAGGTTGTGTTGACATCTGTCTCCATtatgcttgatagtcttgtgtctgtttcttgtgcaaaaactgcccagttagcttttttatagtttcttCTAGTTGTTTTGCTGCGTTGGTATCTACCTGGTGTTCCTATTTGAGAagtataggcctgtggtcacCGCCTATGTCTTCAAGAACTGTAATTCTAGAAGAGTTGAtaatgtctgtagagataaaagttaggtcaAGTCTGCTAGCTGTGTTGTGTGCTCTATGGAGGAATGTTGGGGGTGAggttttgttttgcagaagttGAAGGTTGgaggcatttgttacatcctctATTTCTCTGCCACGCTTGTTGTAGTATGGGTAGCCTAGGGAGGGGTGTGTGTGTAATAAAGTCACAAGCTGTTATGgtccttgtgtagtgtggtagttgtaggtctatttctgctgttgaAGATTGTGGGCAGTAAAAGTTTTTGATAGTATATTTGGTTCTTCCTCTCCAAAGAAGTATTTCAAAGAAACCAAACATTCAAAACATAGAAACAAAGGCGAGTTTAAAAACatagatttttataaaaacaaacaaaaacagacaaagtaTTCTGAAACATTCATTCTGAAAGCGTGCTTAAATATTGCTAAGCTATTGCTCAAACATTTAAGAACAATTTCTCAAATATATTGTTGAGATATTGCTCAGATATCccttactttaaaataaagatgttgctacaaaataaattaccatTTGTTTTAAAGCTGTATTTTTCGTGAGGTGTGACCGTTTTAACTTGTAATTTTTTCGCTTCTTCTAGAGCTGAGGCCCCAAAATATACATCAAGGTCGGCACTTGGTTCCGTGCTggaatttaaacaaatgttttctCAATTTGATTTTATAATCCAGGTTACATTCTTCAAGCAATAAAATAAGgtttataaaagaaatgaacaaaATGTGAAGAAAAGATAAGGGaacttaatgaaaaaaaatagaggTGAAGATTTTAGAGatgaagtggagatggattggtcacacccttagaaaagatacatacaacagagctagacaggcttTAGAGTGGAACctccagggaacaagacgtagaggaagaacaaggcgacgcagtatactagatgaagccgtGAGAActggaaagagctgggaagccattaaaaaactgtCAAGAGAGCGTGGAGAGTGATGTGTTACTGAGGCCCTctgttccacgaggaactcaaaggaaaggTGATGCTGAATGAAAAATGttagaaaatgaaagaaagaggTTTTGTAAGAGATTTTATATAAATTGATGGAAATAGCAACGTAATAGACCCATAATTGAAATCTTAAGAGTAGCAGTTCATCTTCATAGTTTACCCTTTTTTTACCACTAGTTAGTGACACAAGTGTATTAAAACTTCATTTTTAGTTGTGCAACTGTCATGAAGCGAATTTCTGTGCTACAAAATGCAGATGTAGGAGAGATATTTTTCTATATACTGTCTGCTTTGTATGTTTGTAGCTGGTTAAGACTTTGTGGcccgaacattttttttttcattattacagaaagtttcgtatctgtattttatattttctatagGTTTGACAAATGAAGCTATATTTATAAGCTCCAAGTTGTTTGTGAGATGTTCCCAGAAAAGGAGATTATCCAATACGTCAGtttttctcaacctgtgggtcgagTCCCCCTAGTCTAATGCGACCATTTGGCATGAAAGTCTCAAAGCTATATATTAATGGatatatttttagcggcccacgTAACGAGAAAatccgctattaggtttgtgcaaaatgtccgtctgtcacactcagatcacaaaaactagaagataaatgaaaaatattattttaccaTGCGATTcggcttgcaaagtttaggtgcaacggctacttttggttttctaaaacaaaccgtttagtttaaaaatttaattatacaaacgatttttttttcataaaaatacattagtTCTAAAACATAATATTACATAATTGTAAGGTagataatgttacaatatgttaaaaaagaaagctaatttttttaatgtattttcagTACCGGGATATCACTTAGtcaaacatatttataaaatgtacaagaaatgttcacaacaaattttaatattagttagaggtgttttttctggtcaactagttgctaaaatttaaagaaaacatatatgtttgtttataaagtctAAGAATGCactatgtatgtaaatatcacgcataTTTTTAATAGGACAAGTAGCGGCATCACATGTTACTAAACTAGTTCCCTAAAAAATGCCCgataattgttattatttattttttgtttagtgccccccatcaggataaaaagacgcttatttttgtgcgtttagTCAGTTGGTCGGTCTGTTTGTCAcgtttacataaaaaaacaactctaaaagctattcaAAATCTGACTTAACCTTTAACCGAAACATCTAAAGTtgtaagtatctataatagattgttccatatgtttttgtgaaaacaaatcaatgtcaacGAATGTTTATtggctcttctaacttatattacaagtaatttccatgcttaaacgttccGTTTTTGTATGTagatagcatataaatgctaaactaaaatatttatactgacttatatttcattaactataaagttgttccagatatttatttataaaaataaattatgtcaaattattgtttgaaatagcataattgactaatattacacttatattcttggaAAATAtgtcactatagtttaattatcaatatcaaattgatccgtattttcaactttaaaacaaatgtatgtcaaatgactttctttttttaaacataccgacactaggttgttcaggattttaaaataagaaaataatttattacaaacGATTATATAAAATCACTTTTAagacttatattacatttaaatttcttgctgaaacataacaaaagtttttttaatcggtaaagaatgttccggattttgttttgaaaaagaaatcgaccaacattactttaattttcttacaaatcgtcgccaaaattgtttctaatttatatGAATAATCTACTAACGTCAAATATCTGTTTGAATCCcgcttctaataaataaaacaaataatattcttctcatttacgaaaatcggttgttccagattttttttatacaaaacattttaactctatttatttaaaatcgcacttctatcgtaactacatttaattttctagctaaaacgttccaaaatctaattttatctttatattatgttccggatatttaaggaaaaaaacttcctaacaccaaagtatggtataAAATTTTCTCCccaaggctatggtacatctaattttcatacaaGATCATCTCAAAATTTAATTTGCGGTATttgatattctagatctagactttctacgtctagtttagaattatatagactagatctctatctagaatttcaatttcttgatctaaatctagatttaaagtgtagattttgatttccaaaagtctagatctatattgcaatgttataaaatattaaaactattCTACTATATTTAAAGTATATGTTGCTTTTAGTCTATTGATAGAGTATGTAGGCCTTTTATTTTACGTAAACCTTATCTAAATTATATccaaattattccaaatttagatcttagatctagatctaggagatatatatcttaagagtgctaaatcagaaatAGTCGAATTTTAAGATCGATACctgttttcttttctatttttgttttaattacagAACAATGGCAAAAGATTTTCTAAAATCGCTAGTCTGACGTATTGTACAAttccggtagttgtcatgcagaaatgtgtaatatatctctttatcaatgacaggttttagttttttattaagttaacagcaatgtctggtcttgcggtttgcgGACGGGCCTTTTTATCTCAACGGTCTCAGGTTCATagctgctcgctgccatccccgtcgtccagcgggaggtttggactatgaTTTATATTATCCTTAACgtagaaggaacatccgaaatatgtaaatattttacagaaaaaaaaacatttttccaaagccattactattattacttttgacaatcaaaacaaaatcacgtcttgaatattccttgcaaatAGGCTGATCATATAGGgatccgacgggggccgcctctgagtttgtgtgataacacaaactctctttgtaatcttgttgtttATAGTGAGGTTATAATtcgttattaaaataattattaattagaaACAAAGTTATTAGCAAtggtagaaaacaaaatgaaattaagaagTTATTTCAATCTTAAAATATCACATTTGACACAGTTTTCGCGAGGGGGATCTACATTAAGACTGACTTTAATGTTCCTTTAAGGAATGCGTTTCAATTATCGAGTCTTTTGCCAGACTGAAATAGATTCCCCGCAATTGTGGCTATAGAGTAAGGCGGGGATAGTAATTACACTCGCCGGGGTGTGGGAGCATCGCACTTTAAAGTTGAGAACCACTCTGAGATTTATATGAGTGTCTGTCAAAGAAGAATTCAAACCTTTGAAAGTAACTGCTGTAGGAATTTGTTGAGTATCAGATACGAGGAAAAGACAAACGAGTTTGTACTTGTAACAACACGTTGGCTGGCAAGAATGAGAAACTTTTTAATAccgtgaagagacgaaagctgagcttctttggtcatattgtaagacatgactcgcTGGTCATATTGTATGACATGACTCACTGGTCATATTGTAGGACATGACTCactggtcatattgtaagacttGACTCACTGGTCATATTGTAGGAAATGACTCACTGGTCATATTGTAGGACATGACTCactggtcatattgtaagacatgactcactggtcatattgtaagacatgactcactgtccaTTGGCTTCCTTCGTGGTACAGTAGAGGGAGCACGAAGGAAGGATCGTCCAAAGTAAAGCTGGCTGGACCAGTGCTACTCTTGATAGTCTGCTAATAACAGGGGAAAAAAGGAGGGATTTAGTTACCCGAACTGTTACAGCGACcttacgacgaaagtcaagggactgATGATGAAGATAAAGATGACtatgtaaaaatgtaattaagtaAATTGTCACATACTCCGATTTATACATTGTCAGGAAAGGAAAGTGTATTCCATCGTCCAAATATTCTTAGATACCATGACAAAAAAAAGGTCGTTGGCCAGGAGAATTAAAACCGGATTGACAGGATGAAAGCAATTGTACAAATAGCCGTTGTATTAACACAGTGTGATGTTTCTGATAGAATAGCATTACAAATATCGTAGATGAATGGAACTATACAGAATGTAATTTGAATAATGAAAGCTTAATAACGCACATGCTCCGTGCAAGCTTTTCGTCTTCTATACCACAGAGGTTCTTGTATAAATAGTAATTGTGACTGGCGTGACATCTATCAGTACTTACGTTTTGTTGGGGTATAACACACAGTGGGCGGCGGTCAGAATATGGGTGCTGTCAATGATAGAGCCCCCGCATCCAATTTCTCGGACTCTACTATGGATGAAGGCCATCCAAGGGAATTCACATTTCTTAGCATCGTTGCCTTTGATAATACGAGACTCGATATTCACTTTGGGGtggaaaaa contains the following coding sequences:
- the LOC106067956 gene encoding chymotrypsinogen A-like translates to MLLKLFLCLLGVGLCACQKVNIESRIIKGNDAKKCEFPWMAFIHSRVREIGCGGSIIDSTHILTAAHCVLYPNKTTEPSADLDVYFGASALEEAKKLQVKTVTPHEKYSFKTNENDVAILTLASPITFNDCTKPISLVNATTKLPNTTCTIMGWGATTDSEKDPGTNSLKYATMIILNDRECQQYYGYTLPSSIFCARGMGRSDACYGDSGGPLVCKESNGKYFVYGVVSSGYECDSIAGFYMKVSSFITWIQSKISN